In the genome of Arachis stenosperma cultivar V10309 chromosome 6, arast.V10309.gnm1.PFL2, whole genome shotgun sequence, the window AGAGATGCACACACTTAAGTTTCTATAAGCAAcaaatggaaaaaaaataacaaaaaaaaggggggaggAGAAGGGGAATGAATCGGGGAAAAGATTTGAAACACACCAACAAAAAACTGATACAACCATGCACACCTTTGATAAGAGACAAAATGAAGGAAAATAAACCTTTATAACTAACACTAATAACTAACGGGCATCAACATCAACATGAAAAGCAAAAATTGTACAAcaataaacaaataaacaaatacAAAAGAAGAACTGCTGCAtttcattaaaatttaactGATAGTGatatacacaaatacatatGGCTATCTCCCCTATGATAAGGAGGATTCCAACATCTGGCTACATATTATAGTATGTAACCTAAAGAGTCATCAACATTGAAAATGTGTCCAATCCCTAGCAAAGTCACTATTACAAAAAGGAGGAGTTCAGAATAGACATACTTGGCACATTACACGAGCAATCACAAAAGCAAAACCCCTATATCTAACAATGCTATTTGTTGGACACAATCCAAAAAAGTTAAATCAAAATACCATCAAGCCAGCATGATTACATGTCCATCTATTTGGAACCACAAGCCTTCCTAAATACTTATAGATAAACTATATAAGACACCTACACCTACACACAGCAGCTCAATTCCACACCTTCAATCAAACTCCATTAACCTTAGCAACCTTCAACCCACGCCCATCTGCATCAACAGCAACCTCTTCAAACTGAGGATTCAAATTTCTCTTACTCTTGGAGGTCACAACATGATTTTCATGGGTAAGCTTCTCTCCATTTTGGGAAGGTGCTTCAAGAACATGGGACAACAGCTCCTatgagaaagaaattaaaaaacatatgaatctcactgaagaatgcaaaATACAATTAGAAACAACACACATAAGAATgaggaataaaatattatacatCAGCACCTGAGTTTCTTTTTCCGTTGAGCTAAGCAATATATCGATTTCAGCAGAAAGATCATCACTAAGAGTATCATTGCTGGGAGTTTTCTCTTCCTTTCCATGCTCACCATCAATTAACCCAACAAATTCACTCCCCACAGAAATAACAGGCTATTTTTCAGCCAAGAAATCTATAAGAACTGGGGATTTACACAACATCCCAGCACAATCACCAGCATCTTTCTCAGTTTTGATAAAACTATCAGAAGACTCCTTCTTAATACCAACATCAGCTTTTCCAGCAGGAACAGATTTGTGTAAGTCATGCTCCTATTCATATGCAATAAGAGTTTAAATAGGTAACGATCATAACAGAAATTGACAACAGCAcaataaagaaacaaaaaatatgaaattaatgatGAATTAACAGGATCTAAAAACATTTGCATGTATATCTAACCTTTTTGGGAGAAGACTCATCATCAGCATCATAATTGGAAAGTTCAAACATTGCAATGATGGTGGAATCATCACAAATTCTCGTAACTCGGAAAGTCCCATAAAATGTATCATGTGGGACACCTTTGGTATCAACCTTGAGCAGCAACTTCTTTCCAATCAGCCCTTGGAATATGGGAGGATAAGTATCCCCACATATAACCTATTTTGAAAGTAGCACATAAGAAATATTGTTTGAATAAGGAACATGCCATCCCATAAAGTGAAAACACATGGAAAAAAACTAACAACATACACTTGCATCTCTTTGAACTTCAGTAAACAAATCAGCACATGATTTCTTAAGCAAATAGGAAGCCTCACGATCAAAGAGAAGGAAAATACCCTCCCCAGTATGATCTTCAACTGtcactttaattttaaatctgGAGAGAGAAGAACAAAGCGGGAAGACAATCATTCAAATACATAATACCATGAAACCTTATTTTTATAAACAGTCCACTCTACAAAATGAGAACacatatttcaataaaaattctGACCTTGGAGTCACATTAGTTATGTGCTTCAAACAAAAATCACAGTAATAGGCACCATTTTGAGGATGGATACCCTTTCCACACACACAAGCAGAATACCACCAACCTCCATCCTCAACAATACCTTGGATTGCTCCAAAAATGATAAAAGAACCTTCCTATTTTTTAGGCATTTCAAAGTTAATTAACAACAGGAATGGAAAAACAGATCTGGAAATCAttgtttcattttctttttcgcTCACTTGTgtataaaacaaacaaaaacacAACTAACTCAAAAGAAGACAACCTGATTGTTATCTTGAAGCTCTTCAATACTGCACTTTCTAGTTAGACGCATGAAGTCATCTTCCAAGGAGAGAACCTTACCTTCATTTGCAATAAACAGTGGCTGGGTACCACTGACACATTGCTCAATCAtactaaaagaaaattaatgcAAATAGTTGTAATTGTTACTCCAGATTgcttgtaaaaaaaaatacaataaacatCAACAAAAGAAAGCATGCTAACCTCTGCCTGAATTCAACAACTTCAGGAATATCAGGATTAAATAACATTTGTGTCGCATACATGACATTTTGAAGACCTACTTGACCTAcagagaaacaaagaaagagtCTAGCAAAACTTTCTTGGAGACAACACCTACAGCAGCCATGAGATGTacagaaaaaaaaacaacataCCCCGAAAGAACTTGACTTTTGCAAGTTGAATAACTACAACAGGCTGCTCCACATACCCAGAGGCAAGGAAATGATTTACTTGATTAACATAATCCCCAAACAATGCACATCTCACTGTAAGACTGAAACTCAAAAAATCACAAAGAATCAAAcagaaaacaagcaaaaaagatatttaaaagataaagagAAAGCACCAGAAATGACTTAAGAAACATACTCTTTTGAAGTTAATTCCAATGcaatcattttcacaatttttccCTCTCTTGCatattctttctcttctccaaCTGAAGTTAAAAGTCCAATGACATCTATTCCAAATAAACACAACCTATTAACTATTAAAAGGATTTgtttaaaaaacttaaat includes:
- the LOC130934827 gene encoding replication protein A 70 kDa DNA-binding subunit C-like, whose product is MPPPFDMISKMHPPREAWRLKVRVLRLWVVPSFGNHEVPNSMEMILLDEHCGKIQATVKKPLLNRFRDHIVEGQVYRMAYFSVVSNHGSYRATSHEFKLVFLHRTTVVAVDEDVIPKTCFNMFPFSELLNMTQDYDFLVDVIGLLTSVGEEKEYAREGKIVKMIALELTSKDLTVRCALFGDYVNQVNHFLASGYVEQPVVVIQLAKVKFFRGQVGLQNVMYATQMLFNPDIPEVVEFRQSMIEQCVSGTQPLFIANEGKVLSLEDDFMRLTRKCSIEELQDNNQEGSFIIFGAIQGIVEDGGWWYSACVCGKGIHPQNGAYYCDFCLKHITNVTPRFKIKVTVEDHTGEGIFLLFDREASYLLKKSCADLFTEVQRDASVICGDTYPPIFQGLIGKKLLLKVDTKGVPHDTFYGTFRVTRICDDSTIIAMFELSNYDADDESSPKKEHDLHKSVPAGKADVGIKKESSDSFIKTEKDAGDCAGMLCKSPVLIDFLAEK